The DNA region CAGCGACCGACGAGGACTGGGCCACCGAGTACCTCTCGCTCGACCTGGCCGCCGGGGTGGTGCCGGACCTGGACGCCGCGCTGGACCACATCCGCACCTGGTCCAGCCAGCACTCCGACGCGATCGTGACCGAGGACCAGGCCGCCGCGCGTCGGTTCGTCGCCGAGGTCGACTCCGCCGCGGTGCTGGTCAACGCCTCAACGCGGTTCACCGACGGGGGAGAGTTCGGGTTCGGCGCCGAGATCGGGATCAGCACCCAGAAGCTGCACGCCCGCGGCCCGATGGGCCTGCCCGAGATGACCTCCACCAAGTACGTCGTGATCGGCGACGGCCACATCCGCTGAGCCGGACCTGGCGCCGGGTCCGTCGGGCCCGCTGCGCGCACCGGCGGAGCGTCCCAACACCCACAGGCCACGCAGTACCACGGCCAGTGCCACCGCACCGATCGCCAACGAGAACGGCGAGGTGCTCCACCGTTCGCCGAGCACGAGCACCCCGAACGCCAGGGTGACCACGCAGTTGACCACGTTGAGCAGCGGCATCGACGCCGCCAGCCCGGCCGCGCGGTAGGCGAACTGGTTCACCACCAGGCCGCCGCACCCCGCGACACACAGCACGTACGGCGGCCAGCTCGCCGCCACCGCCATCACACCGCCCGCGGGGCTCGCGGCGTCCGCCACCGCCCCGACCACCACCTCGACCAGCACCGCCATCAGGCCGAACAGCAGGCCCGAGGCGCTGCCCAGCCAGCCGGCGCGTGCGCCACGGCGTCGTACCGAGGCGGCCAGGCAGCCGAGGGCGGCCAGGAGGGTCGCCGCGGTGGCCGGCGCCAGGCGGGTCGGGTCGGCGCCGCCACCGGGTGCGTCGCTCGGCGAGGTCACCAGGAGGAACAGCGCCAGGGCGGCCACCGTGGCGAGGGCAGCGCGCAGCCCGGCCGGGGTGGTCCGGCTGCCGGCGAGGGCGGTGCTCAGCGGCAGCGCTGCGACGATCCCGACGATGACGATCGGCTGCACCAGCGAGATCGGACCGTGCTGGAGGGCCAGGGCGTGCCAGGTGAAGCCCAGCGGGCCGAGTGCCAGCGCCGCGAGCCACACCGGACGGCGCGCCAGGCGGCGCAGCAGACCGGTGTCGCCGAGGACGACGGTGCTGGCCGCGTGGTGCTGCAGCGCGGTGGACGCCGCCGTGGTCAGCGCGCTGGCCGAGGCGAACAGCACGGCGAGCGTGACGGCGAGCACGGGCACCTCGGCACCGTAGGGGGAGCAGATGTCGACCCGGTGAACCGTTGCCGACGGGTGCGCCACGAGTCGCGGCCGGTGCACGGTCGGCGGGGTGAGCAGGGGTAGGTTTCGCACCATGGCAGGAACCCCGGAGCGGATCATGGCTGATCCGGCGACCGAACGGCTTCTCACCGGGGCCACCGTGATCACCCTGATCCGGACCTTCGCCACGCTGGTGCTCTCGTTGTGGGCGGCCCACGAGGGCAGTCTGACGCTGCTCGTGGCCGGACTGGTCGTCTACTGGGTGGGCGACAGCCTCGACGGCGAGTGGGCCCGCTGGTTCGACTGCGAGACGCGGATCGGTGCCGTGGTCGACATGATGTGCGACCGGCTCAGCTGCGCCGCGTTCTACCTCGGCCTGGTCTGGCTGCAGCCGTCGGGCTTCTTCAGCGACGAGCCGATGACCTGGATCGCCCTGCCGGTCGGGGTCTACCTGTTCGAGTTCATGGTCATCGACATGTATCTCTCGCTGGCCTTCCTGGCCTGGCCGATCCGCAGTCCCAACTACTTCCACGTGGTCGATCGCCGGATCTACCTGTGGAACTGGTCCCGTCTGGGGAAGGCGGCGAACTCGGGTCTCTTCGCGGTGCTGCTGCTGGTCACCGGCTGGGTGTGGCTCGGCCTGGCGATCGCGATCGCCCTGCTGGTGCTCAAGTGCGTCTCGCTGGGCTGGCTGCTCCGGCTGGGGATCCCGATCCCGACGGCCACCCCGCAGGCCACCGAGCGGGGCCGGGGGGCGGAGCAGAGGGAATCACCGGCGTGATCCTGTGGCTGACGACGTTCGCGTTCTCCATCGCGTCCGCTCTTCTGCCGTTCCTGCCGATCGAGGTCTACATCCTGGGCGCCGGGGCCGCCGCTCCGGGCCCGGTGCAGGCGGTCTCGCTGGGCATCGCCGCCGGCGCCGGGGCGACCGTCGGCAAGGTGATCTGGTACGAGGTCGCCCGCCGGGGGATCGACTCGAAATGGGCGCAGCGCAAGCTCTCCTCCCGAAGATCCGCAGCGGCTACGAACGCTGGGTCGAGCGCACCCAGGGGCGCCCGGTCTACGCGGCGACGATCATGTTCGTCGCCGCCTCCGTGGGCATCCCGCCGCTGCTGGTGATGGCCGCCGTCGGCGGCATCCTCAAGATGCCGATGTGGATCTTCGTGCCCACCGTCTTCCTGGGCCGGTCACTACGGTTCAGCCTGCTCTTCCTGGGCGTCGACTTCGCCCTGCACTGACCCCGCGGTCCGACCGGCGGGCGACGGGGCGGCGAGGACGGGAGAGGCCTCGGATCGGCCCCCGGGGCCCGCGGCGGCTAGGATTCGCTCATGCTGATCAACCAGACCGCCCTCGCTGTCGTCACCGCGGCCGAAGGGCACGGTGAAGGTGGCATCAACCCGTGGGTAGTCGGTGGCGGTGTCTTCGCCCTCCTCCTGCTGCTGCTGATCGGTCTCGTCGCCTTCGGCGGCGGTCGCGAGCACAGCTGATCCCGCAGCCGGAGCACGACGTGGGAGCGGTGCGGTGACCGCGCCGGCACGACGTGCCAGGATCGGGGTGATGGGCGGCACCTTCGACCCGATCCACCACGGCCACCTGGTCGCCGCCTCCGAGGTCCAGGGATGGTTCGACCTGGACGAGGTCGTCTTCGTCCCCACCGGCCGTCCGTGGCAGAAGGCCGACCGCGAGGTCTCGCCGGCCGAGCACCGCTACCTGATGACCGTGATCGCCACGGCGGCCAACCCGCGGTTCACCGTCAGCCGGGTCGACATCGACCGCGACGGGCCGACGTACACCACCGACACCCTGCGCGATCTGCGTGCCGAGCGTCCGGACGCCGACCTCTTCTTCATCACCGGCGCCGACGCACTGACCGACATCTTCAGCTGGCGCGACGCGGACGAACTGTTCCGGCTCGCGCACTTCGTCGGCTGCACCCGGCCGGGTGCGGAGATGGACCCCGGCACCCTCTCGGCGCTGCCCTCGGACCGGGTCACCATGCTCGAGGTGCCTGCGCTCGCCATCTCGTCCACCGACTGCCGCACCCGGCAGGCCCAGGGACAGCCCGTCTGGTACCTCGTGCCCGACGGCGTCGTCCAGTACATCACCAAGCACCGGCTCTATAGCCGTGGCTGAGTCAGGAGAAGCATGACCGCCACCGACCACGCCGTCGGCCTCATCCGGATCGCCGCCCGGGCGGCGTCCGACAAGCTGGCCACCGACCTGGTGGCCTTCGACGTCAGCGAGCAGCTCGCGATCACCGACGCGTTCCTCCTCGCCACCGGCGCCAACGACCGACAGGTCCGGGCGATCGTGGAGGAGATCGAGGACAAGCTCCGCGAGGCCGACGCCAAGCCGATCCGGCGCGAGGGCCGCACCGACGGTCGCTGGGTGCTGCTCGACTACGGCGACATCGTGGTGCACGTCCAGCACTCCGAGGAGCGGGAGTACTACGCGCTCGAGCGGCTGTGGCGCGACTGCCCGGCCATCGAGCTGCCGGCCGAGGTGCACGGCCCGCCCGCGCCGGGGACCGGCACCACCGACGACGTCTGAGCCGGCGACCATGACGCGCCGGATCGTCCTGCTCCGCCACGGTCAGACCGCCTGGAACGCCGAGCGGCGGATCCAGGGTCAGCTCGACTCCGAGCTCGACGCGACCGGGCTGCTCCAGGCCAAGACGGTCGCGCCGGTGGTGGCGGCGATGGAGCCGACGCTGCTGGTCTCCTCGGACCTGAAGCGGGCTCGAGCCACCGCGGAGGCGGTCGCCGAGGCGACCGGGCTCTCCGCGTCGTACGACGTGCGGGTGCGGGAGTTCCACCTGGGGGACCGTCAGGGGCTGACCCACGACGAGTACGCCGCGCTCGCACCCGCGGAGTTCGCCCGGTTCCGTGCCGGGGAGTGGCGCGGCATCCCCGGCGCCGAGTCGCCCGAGGAGGTGGCGTCGCGCTACCGGGCCGCCCTGGTCGACGTCGCCGACGCGTTGGGGGAGCACGGCACCGCCGTCGTGGTCTCCCACGGGGCTGCCATCAAGATCGGCACCGCGGTCCGGCTGGGCTGGCCGCTCTCGGCCACTGCCGACCTCAAGGGGCTCGGCAACTGCGGCCGCGTGGTGCTCGAGGAGGCCGACGGGCGCTGGCGGCTGGCCGGCTACGACCTGCCGTTCTGAGCGTCGCCGCGAGCCCCGAGCGACGGGGTGGACCCCCGATTTCGGTCTCGTGGAGGTGTTGGCTAGTATTCACGTCGTTGTCCGAGAGGACGGCACAGAGTTTGGGGCTGTGGCGCAGCTGGTAGCGCATCTGCATGGCATGCAGAGGGTCAGGGGTTCGAGTCCCCTCAGCTCCACCAAACGGGTCCGCAGGACGGAAGTGAAAATCGCTTCTGGCCTGCGGATTCTGTCGTTCGACCAGGAGACGTGCTGGGTCCTCACCGAGAGGACACCCATGCAGTGGGACCAGAAAAGCACCAGAAACTCACGCACTTTCGCACCGGCTCCGAGTCATCTCGCTGGGTCTCGTCGCTGTTCGGCGCTCTTCGCGCACCTGGTCGGTATGAACGCTCACGCCACATCTCGCACAGCGACTCGGACAATCCTTGAGAGCGCTGATGACCCGGACGACGTCCAGCTCCACGACCGCTTCGAGCCGACCTTCTCGCTGAAGGAGCTCGCCGAGCTCCTCGGCGTCGGCATCCAAACGCTCTACGACCTGCGCAGCCAGGACCGTGGCCCGGTTGGCTTCCGCGTCGGCCGGCACCTCCGGTTCCGCCACTCAGAGATCGAGGCCTGGCTGCATCGACTCGAGGAGGAGGACCTCGAGCGCCATCCGGGAAGCGGTAGACGATGAGTGGGCGGCCCCGCACCGCGATCGGAACCTTCGGGTCGATCAGCGTCCGACGGTCGCGCCGCGGGCGTTACATGGCGCGGACGCGCTTCCGCGACACCGACGGACAGCTTCGCCAGGTCAAGGCCACCGGCACCACTTCAAGCCGCGCGGTCTCCGAGCTCAAGCGAAGGCTTCTGGCGCGG from Nocardioides sambongensis includes:
- a CDS encoding CDP-alcohol phosphatidyltransferase family protein; the encoded protein is MAGTPERIMADPATERLLTGATVITLIRTFATLVLSLWAAHEGSLTLLVAGLVVYWVGDSLDGEWARWFDCETRIGAVVDMMCDRLSCAAFYLGLVWLQPSGFFSDEPMTWIALPVGVYLFEFMVIDMYLSLAFLAWPIRSPNYFHVVDRRIYLWNWSRLGKAANSGLFAVLLLVTGWVWLGLAIAIALLVLKCVSLGWLLRLGIPIPTATPQATERGRGAEQRESPA
- the nadD gene encoding nicotinate-nucleotide adenylyltransferase gives rise to the protein MGGTFDPIHHGHLVAASEVQGWFDLDEVVFVPTGRPWQKADREVSPAEHRYLMTVIATAANPRFTVSRVDIDRDGPTYTTDTLRDLRAERPDADLFFITGADALTDIFSWRDADELFRLAHFVGCTRPGAEMDPGTLSALPSDRVTMLEVPALAISSTDCRTRQAQGQPVWYLVPDGVVQYITKHRLYSRG
- the rsfS gene encoding ribosome silencing factor, producing the protein MTATDHAVGLIRIAARAASDKLATDLVAFDVSEQLAITDAFLLATGANDRQVRAIVEEIEDKLREADAKPIRREGRTDGRWVLLDYGDIVVHVQHSEEREYYALERLWRDCPAIELPAEVHGPPAPGTGTTDDV
- a CDS encoding histidine phosphatase family protein; translation: MTRRIVLLRHGQTAWNAERRIQGQLDSELDATGLLQAKTVAPVVAAMEPTLLVSSDLKRARATAEAVAEATGLSASYDVRVREFHLGDRQGLTHDEYAALAPAEFARFRAGEWRGIPGAESPEEVASRYRAALVDVADALGEHGTAVVVSHGAAIKIGTAVRLGWPLSATADLKGLGNCGRVVLEEADGRWRLAGYDLPF
- a CDS encoding helix-turn-helix transcriptional regulator gives rise to the protein MNAHATSRTATRTILESADDPDDVQLHDRFEPTFSLKELAELLGVGIQTLYDLRSQDRGPVGFRVGRHLRFRHSEIEAWLHRLEEEDLERHPGSGRR